DNA sequence from the Pyramidobacter porci genome:
CGTAAGCCTCACAAGGTGACTAAGCCGCTCCGGGGCATGTATGACCGCTGCGGTGTGAAGCCCTGCCGTTGGCTACGCGAGTTCCGCATTGAAAATTCTGCTGAGTACAAAGCTGGCCAAATTGTTGACGTGGCCGTCTTTGCCGAGGGCGAGACGGTCAGCGTCACTGGCACCAGTAAGGGAAAAGGATTCGCTGGCGTTATGAAGCGCTGGAACTTTGGCGGTCTTCAAGCGAGTCATGGCGTGTCCGTGTCGCATCGTAAGCCGGCCTCAAGCGGGGCCAGCAGCTATCCGAGCCATATTTTCAAGGGCAAGACGATGCCCGGACATCTCGGCAACGAGCGCGTTACCATCAAGAATCTGACCGTCGTCGCAGTTGATAAGGAGAACAGCCTCCTTCTCATCAAGGGTGCGGTTCCTGGCGCCAAAAACGGTCTCGTCCTGATTCACAAGCAGGGCTAGACTGAAGGAGGATCAACGAAATGCCTGTTATCAAGATTATGAATATCAGCGGAGAAGTCGTTGGGGAGAAGACACTTTCTGACGAAGTCTTCGGCGCTTCTGTTCATGTTTCTGCGATGCATCAGGTTGTAGTCGCTCAGTTGGCTCATGCCAGGCAGGGGACAGCCAGCACCAAGATGCGCGGCGAAGTTCGCGGCGGCGGCAAGAAGCCCTGGAAACAGAAGCATACCGGTCGCGCGCGTGCGGGCAGCAGCCGATCGCCTCTCTGGGTCGGCGGCGGCGTGGTTCACGGCCCTAAGCCTCGTTCCTACAACCTGAAGGTCAATAAAAAGGTTCGTGCCTTGGCGATGCGCAGTGCTCTTTCCATGAGAGTGATTGAGCAGTCGCTCTGTGCGGTGGAGAGCTTTGGTTTTGAGGTTCCTTCCACGAAGAAAATGAAAGGTTTCATCGATTCTCTGAAAGCCAAAAAGATCCTCTTCCTGCTTGACCAGAGAGATGAAAATGTTGTCAGATCTGCCAGCAACATCCCCGGCGCTAAAGTCCTTCATGTTGACAGCATCAACGTGCTTGACCTGGTTCATCATGATCACGTCGTGGCCACGCCGGCAGTTCTTGAAAAGCTTGAGGAGGTGTACGCTCGATGAATCTTGTAGCTCATGACATCATCATCCGTCCTGTGGTTACTGAGAAGAGCAGTCGCTTAATGGAAATGAACAAGTACACCTTCGAAGTCCATCCTATGGCCAACAAAATTGAGATTCGCAAGGCCGTCGAGGTTGTCTTCAAGGTTAAGGTCAAGAGCGTTCATACGGTGAAGGTCCATTCCAAGCCCAAACGTATGGGAGCGTTTCTCGGCAAGAGCCGCGCGTGGAAAAAGGCCATTATCACGTTAGCTGATGG
Encoded proteins:
- the rplC gene encoding 50S ribosomal protein L3; this translates as MSLGILGQKLGMTRVFNEAGQSVPVTVIAAGPCSVVDVRTPEKNGYSAVLLGLGERKPHKVTKPLRGMYDRCGVKPCRWLREFRIENSAEYKAGQIVDVAVFAEGETVSVTGTSKGKGFAGVMKRWNFGGLQASHGVSVSHRKPASSGASSYPSHIFKGKTMPGHLGNERVTIKNLTVVAVDKENSLLLIKGAVPGAKNGLVLIHKQG
- the rplD gene encoding 50S ribosomal protein L4, encoding MPVIKIMNISGEVVGEKTLSDEVFGASVHVSAMHQVVVAQLAHARQGTASTKMRGEVRGGGKKPWKQKHTGRARAGSSRSPLWVGGGVVHGPKPRSYNLKVNKKVRALAMRSALSMRVIEQSLCAVESFGFEVPSTKKMKGFIDSLKAKKILFLLDQRDENVVRSASNIPGAKVLHVDSINVLDLVHHDHVVATPAVLEKLEEVYAR
- the rplW gene encoding 50S ribosomal protein L23; translated protein: MNLVAHDIIIRPVVTEKSSRLMEMNKYTFEVHPMANKIEIRKAVEVVFKVKVKSVHTVKVHSKPKRMGAFLGKSRAWKKAIITLADGERIQFFEGAGA